Part of the Nostoc sp. ATCC 53789 genome, GATCGCTTCTGGGCTATGCAACTTTAAGTGCAAAAAGCTTACCAATTCAAAGGATCAATACTGGAAAGGTGTTTAGCAATTTTTTGCTTCACATTTCACTGTTTGAGGTTTTTTAGGGGCGCATATCTGTACGCCCTTACCACGTAGTATCATCATCAATAGTTGAGAATAAGTGATCGCTCACCAAGACTTAAAACCACTTTTCTTTTTCCAGGTGTTTAGTTACTTACGCCGAACCTCTTCTAGAAAAGCAACTTGGTGTGACACATCGCTTAACTTTTGGAACGCCTTGCAAATAACATATGTTAGATTTATTTATCTCTACTTACTTAATTTTTGTAAAACCAGATACATTAAATGGTAGTTTAGTAGCAAAGGAATCGAAGAGCATGGCCATTAGTAGCCCTGAAGTAATCCGTCACATTTTGATCGGGTTGGGATATTTAGCTCCTGAGATTGATCCGAAGCCGGATCTCACTAAATTTGCTCCCTGGAAGCGCAATAACAATTCATTGACAGACGATCTTACTGAAGAAGCGATTAAAAAGTTTCAGAAGCAGTACTCAAAAAAACTTGTGGTAAATGGTAACGCTGATGCTGAGACTCGGACTGTAATGGAAGAGACAGTCAAAGGGCTTCAAAATAGATTGAAGTTTCACGGTTTTGCAACCCCTGCCGAAATTCCTCCAGACAAGCCTTTTTATGGACCAGCCACTTATACAGCAGTCAAGAAATTTCAGAAATCTCAGGGTTTAACTGAAAATGGTATTGCCACTTTTGAACAGCGTCAAATTCTACAGCAGCCTAACTTAACAGATAAGCCTCCAACTCCGCCACAATCACAACTCAAGCTGATAGATTTGTGCTTCCAGTTCAAAAAGAATCCTCAAAATCCTTCTTACATTGCAGCGTTAAATAACTTACAACAAAACCTACCCAAGGACGTTTTACACAAAGTTACTAACAAATGGAGAGGGACAAATGACCAAAATCCTGAGATTGTCAAGCTGACGAATTTGTTCACTTATTATGACGACAACAATCAAAACCATCGTGATGCACTAAATCACTTACAAAGTCAGATTACCCCAGCTATCTCTCAAGCATTTTTAAGTCTCTGGAATAAAAAGTAAACCAAGCGATCGCTCTTGGAGAACTTCCAAAGCCTCTAGTAGCTTTTGTGGTGAGACTAAGAGGTTGTTTGAAAAGTGTTTTGCCGTGACTTTAGGCACTTTGATATCTCTCCTAACCCACTTTTTTAAGGGGGATTTAGGAGAATCTAAAACTTTTGATACCGACAAGATGACTTTTCAAACATCCTCTCAAGTGGATATGGATATTTGCGATCGCAGTTCTAAAAACGAAACTGGCTGATAATTACAGCGATTTTCAGGTAAATAGACCATACGCTAGGGGCGCAAGGCTTTTGCCGCGATCGCGCCCTAGATTTAGACGCTGTTAATGCCTGGAGACAACATTTATTTTCCTTAAACAGTCGATAATGTAAATAAATGTAAAAAATTCTCAGGCAGGATAGAAGCATCTATGCGTGTAATTTTAATGACTGGTAAAGGCGGCGTGGGCAAAACTTCCGTCGCTGCTGCAACTGGACTCCGTTGTGCAGAACTAGGCTATCAGACATTGGTTTTAAGTACAGATCCGGCTCATTCCCTAGCTGATAGTTTTGACATAGAACTAGGACACGCACCCCAAAAAATTCGCCCAAATCTGTGGGGTGCAGAACTAGATGCGCTGCAAGAACTAGAGGGAAACTGGGGTGCTGTAAAACGCTACATTACCCAAGTTTTACAAGCGAGGGGTTTAGACGGCGTGCAGGCGGAAGAATTGGCGATTTTGCCAGGCATGGATGAGATTTTTGGTTTGGTAAGGATGAAACGCCATTACGATGAAGGTGAGTTTGATGTATTAATTATCGACTCAGCCCCCACTGGTACTGCACTGCGCTTGCTGAGTCTACCTGAAGTCGGTGGTTGGTATATGCGCCGTTTTTACAAACCATTTCAAAACATCTCGGTAGCACTTCGCCCTCTGGTTGAACCTTTTTTCAGACCAATTGCTGGTTTTTCGCTACCCGATAAAGAGGTAATGGATGCACCTTATGAGTTTTATGAACAAATTGAAGCTCTAGAAAAAGTATTAACAGACAATACCCAAACCTCAGTACGTCTAGTCACCAATCCTGAAAAGATGGTGATTAAAGAGTCTCTGCGTGCCCATGCTTATCTGAGTTTGTATAATGTTGCAACAGATTTAGTAGTGGCTAATCGGATTATTCCAAGCGTTGTCCAAGATCCCTTTTTCCAACGTTGGAAGGAAAGTCAGGAACAATATCGCCAGGAAATTCATGATAATTTCCACCCTCTACCTGTGAAAGAAGTTCCCCTATTTTCTGAAGAAATGTGTGGATTAGCTGCATTGGAACGCCTCAAGGAAACTCTTTATAAAGATGAAGATCCGACTCAGGTTTATTACAAAGAAACTACTCTTAGAGTCGTCCAAGAGGAAAACCAATACAGCTTAGAAATTTATCTACCTGGTATTCCTAAAGACCAAGTTCAACTAAGTAAAACCGGAGACGAATTAAACATTACTATTGGCAACCATCGTCGTAACTTAGTTTTGCCACAAGCCTTAGCAGCACTACAACCAGGAGGGGCAAAGATGGAAGATGACTATCTAAAAATCCGCTTTGCTGACAACACCAGAGTTTAATTTTGTTGAATGTTTATCTGTCAACAAAAAGTTAGAACTAACAAGCAATAACTCTATCTTAATAGCTAGTACAGACGCAATTTTTTAGCGTCTTTTTTTATAATTTTTTGATGAATTTTTACATAAGATAAAAATATTTTCACTAGTAATTAGACCGTAGTTTTACTGAAGACAAATTGATGAAATAAATTTCACAATGTTGTTAGAATTACTAATTTCATTTTGCAAACTACTAATTTATTTTTCTATAAGCAATGACCTCCAATCCTGAACAAAATTTTTTATATAGCCAGGAAGAAAGTTTACTACGCCGGATTACAAACCGTATCCGACGAAGCTTGGAGTTAGAAGAAATTATCACAGTGACAACGGCAGAGGTGCGATCGCTATTAAAAACTGACCGAGTGATGATTTACAAATTTCATGCCGATGGTAGTGGTCAGGTCATTGCTGAGTCAATTTACAATAATCGTTTACCGTCATTACTAGGGCTGAATTTCCCAGCAGACGATATTCCACTCAGTGCCCGTGAGCTATTTATAAAATTACGGGTGCGTTCTGTTGTGAATGTTGATACTCAAGAAATTGGTCAAATTCACTTACGTGACTTGGATAATGGAGAAACTGTCTCAGAGCAGATCCGTTACCGTTCTGTAGACTCCTGCCATATTGAATATTTGACGGCAATGGGGGTAAAATCCTCTGTGGTAGCGCCTATTCTCTATCAAGATCAACTCTGGGGACTACTGGTTTCTCATAATTCGGAAGCGCGTTTGATTTCAGAATATGAACTAGAAGCAGTGCAGATGGTGGTAGAACAACTCTCTGTAGCGATCGCTCAAAGTAGTCTGCTCACTCAAGTCCGCAAAACAGCCGAACAAGAAACTATCATTAACCGCATTGCTACTCTGCTGCATTCACTACCGACCATTGTATTACAACCAGCTTTAGAAGCGGCTGTTACTGCCTTTAATGGTGTTGGTGGCAGGCTTTGCATTAGAAATGAAGCTTTTGATTTCAACAATGGCAACATGGCCAGCTTAACAGAATGCTTAATACCAGGAAACACTTGTATCAAGCTTTTTATCTGTGGACAGCAACCTGTGATGCCAGAACAAACTATATATCCACTAATAGAGCAGTATGGTATCTGGCAAGAACACTATAAGTCTGGTAACTATGATGTTTGGGCAATTTCAGATTTATATAATAGTCCTGAGTTGCGAAGTTTACAAATTGCTTTTCAACCAACTAAAATTCGCGGCATATTAACAATCCCACTCCAGTATCGTCAGCAGTTACTGGGCTACTTAAGTATTTTCCGCAATGAAATAGATACAGAGACTTTATGGGCAGGACAGTATGACAGCGATCAAAGACAACTGTACCCCCGGCGATCATTTGAGGTTTGGCGCGAATCTAAAAAAGCGCAAGCTCAAAAATGGACGAATGAAGAGATTGAACTGGCTAGAAATCTAGGTAAACACTTTGCTTCAGCAATTCAGCAATATGAATTACAGCAACAAGTACAAGTCTTCAATGAAAATTTGGAAAAGCAAGTTAAAAGACGCACAGTTGAGTTAAAACGGTCATCGGAACAAGAACAAGCTGTGTTTAAGGTTATTGCCGAGATTCGAGAATCTCTAGACACAGATACTATTTTTCAAACCACGACTAAAGAGGTTTGTCAATTAATCAAAGCCGATCGCGTTTCTGTTTATCGTTTCGATTCTAATTGGGGTGGTGAATTTGTCGGGGATTTCGAGGCTGCTAGTCCATATTGGTCGAATGAGTCAGAGATAGGTATTAATACAGTATGGAATGACACCTACTTACAAGATACAGAGGGAGGACGCTACCGCAAGAATGAAACATTTGCAGTTGATGACATCTACAAGATGGGATTCGCTAAGTGCCATATCGACAATCTAGAGCAGTTTCAAATTCACGCTTTTGTGCTTGCTCCGATCTTTGTTGGGCAAAAACTTTGGGGTTTGCTGGCAACTTATCAACATACTGGCCCTCGACAATGGAAAGCCTCTGAAGTTAACTTTCTCAGTCAGATTGCGGCCCAAATGGGTGTAGCGCTCCAGCAAGCTGAATTACTCACTCAGACACGACAACAGACGTTAAATTTACAACAAGCAGCAGAACAACAACGGGTATTGTTTGAAGTTGTCGCCAAAGTTAGGGAATCTCTCGATCTAGATGCGATTTTTCAGACAACCACCCAAGAAATCTGTAAATCACTACAAGCGGATCGAGTTGCAGTCTTTCAATTTCAGGCTGATTGGAGTGGTGAATATATTGCCGAGTTTGTGAGCGATCGCTGGGTAAAACTAGTAGGTTATGATACTAAGACAGTTTGGCAAGATAGCTATTTGCAGGAAACCCAAGGTGGCCGATATCGTCACAATGAAACCTTTGCAGTGGATGATATTTATCAAGTTGGACATTCTCAATGCCATATTTTAGTTCTAGAGCAGATTCAAGCAAGGGCTTATGCGATCGCACCTATATTTATTGGTCAGCAACTATGGGGCTTGTTAGCGGCTTATCAAAACTCTGCACCCCGCCATTGGGAAGCCTCAGAAATTAAGTTTATTGCTCAAATTGCCAATCAGCTTGGGGTTGCACTCCAACAAGCCCAATTACATAATCAAACCAAAGAGCAGACAGAAAAGCTGACTCAAGCTCTGCATGATTTAAAGCAAACTCAAACCCAACTGATCCAAACTGAGAAAATGTCCTCATTAGGTCAACTGGTAGCTGGTGTTGCTCACGAAATTAATAACCCCGTCAACTTCATTTATGGCAACATCAATCATGTCAACGATTACGCCCAAGATTTGCTGAGTATACTAGAACTCTATTTACAAAATACCCCGAACCCCAGCCCTGAGATTCGCGATCGCACCTTCGAGATAGACTTAGAATTTCTCATCGAAGATTTGCCGAAAACTCTATCTTCCATGAAAATTGGGGTTGATCGCATCCGTCAGATTGTCTTGGGTTTACGGAATTTCTCTCGCCTTGATGAGGCAGAAATGAAACCGGTTGATATTCACGAGGGCATTGATAGCACTTTGCTAATTTTGCAACATCGTTTGAAAGCAAAACCAGAAAGCCCGGCTATTACATTAGTCAAAGAATACAGTGAGCTTCCCTTAGTAGAATGCTATGCCGGGCCACTGAATCAAGTATTTATGAATGTTTTAAGCAATGCGATCGATGCTCTTGAAGATTACAGGGAATCTCCATCAAAACTTCATAGCGGTCAAATTACTATTCGTACTGCTATCGGAGAGCTTGAAGGCAATATCAAAAGCGTAATAATTCGCATTGCAGATAATGGCTCAGGAATACCCGAAGCTTTGAAAGCAAGAATCTGTGACCCATTTTTCACTACTAAACCAGTGGGAAAAGGCACTGGTTTGGGGTTATCAATAAGTTATCAAATTGTCGTGGATAAACACGGTGGTGTGTTGAAATGTGATTCTCAGCCGGGGTTAGGTACAGAATTTTGGATTGAAATTCCGGTGAGCCAAATTACCAAATCTTAAAGAAAATTAACTTCCATAGTAAAGCTGAAATCAGTTGAAGGAACCAGAAGAAATCATTCTTTGATGAGAAATACAGCAGTACTGTAGGGGCAATTCATGTAGACACAAAGCGGCT contains:
- a CDS encoding peptidoglycan-binding domain-containing protein produces the protein MLDLFISTYLIFVKPDTLNGSLVAKESKSMAISSPEVIRHILIGLGYLAPEIDPKPDLTKFAPWKRNNNSLTDDLTEEAIKKFQKQYSKKLVVNGNADAETRTVMEETVKGLQNRLKFHGFATPAEIPPDKPFYGPATYTAVKKFQKSQGLTENGIATFEQRQILQQPNLTDKPPTPPQSQLKLIDLCFQFKKNPQNPSYIAALNNLQQNLPKDVLHKVTNKWRGTNDQNPEIVKLTNLFTYYDDNNQNHRDALNHLQSQITPAISQAFLSLWNKK
- a CDS encoding TRC40/GET3/ArsA family transport-energizing ATPase, whose protein sequence is MRVILMTGKGGVGKTSVAAATGLRCAELGYQTLVLSTDPAHSLADSFDIELGHAPQKIRPNLWGAELDALQELEGNWGAVKRYITQVLQARGLDGVQAEELAILPGMDEIFGLVRMKRHYDEGEFDVLIIDSAPTGTALRLLSLPEVGGWYMRRFYKPFQNISVALRPLVEPFFRPIAGFSLPDKEVMDAPYEFYEQIEALEKVLTDNTQTSVRLVTNPEKMVIKESLRAHAYLSLYNVATDLVVANRIIPSVVQDPFFQRWKESQEQYRQEIHDNFHPLPVKEVPLFSEEMCGLAALERLKETLYKDEDPTQVYYKETTLRVVQEENQYSLEIYLPGIPKDQVQLSKTGDELNITIGNHRRNLVLPQALAALQPGGAKMEDDYLKIRFADNTRV
- a CDS encoding GAF domain-containing protein — protein: MTSNPEQNFLYSQEESLLRRITNRIRRSLELEEIITVTTAEVRSLLKTDRVMIYKFHADGSGQVIAESIYNNRLPSLLGLNFPADDIPLSARELFIKLRVRSVVNVDTQEIGQIHLRDLDNGETVSEQIRYRSVDSCHIEYLTAMGVKSSVVAPILYQDQLWGLLVSHNSEARLISEYELEAVQMVVEQLSVAIAQSSLLTQVRKTAEQETIINRIATLLHSLPTIVLQPALEAAVTAFNGVGGRLCIRNEAFDFNNGNMASLTECLIPGNTCIKLFICGQQPVMPEQTIYPLIEQYGIWQEHYKSGNYDVWAISDLYNSPELRSLQIAFQPTKIRGILTIPLQYRQQLLGYLSIFRNEIDTETLWAGQYDSDQRQLYPRRSFEVWRESKKAQAQKWTNEEIELARNLGKHFASAIQQYELQQQVQVFNENLEKQVKRRTVELKRSSEQEQAVFKVIAEIRESLDTDTIFQTTTKEVCQLIKADRVSVYRFDSNWGGEFVGDFEAASPYWSNESEIGINTVWNDTYLQDTEGGRYRKNETFAVDDIYKMGFAKCHIDNLEQFQIHAFVLAPIFVGQKLWGLLATYQHTGPRQWKASEVNFLSQIAAQMGVALQQAELLTQTRQQTLNLQQAAEQQRVLFEVVAKVRESLDLDAIFQTTTQEICKSLQADRVAVFQFQADWSGEYIAEFVSDRWVKLVGYDTKTVWQDSYLQETQGGRYRHNETFAVDDIYQVGHSQCHILVLEQIQARAYAIAPIFIGQQLWGLLAAYQNSAPRHWEASEIKFIAQIANQLGVALQQAQLHNQTKEQTEKLTQALHDLKQTQTQLIQTEKMSSLGQLVAGVAHEINNPVNFIYGNINHVNDYAQDLLSILELYLQNTPNPSPEIRDRTFEIDLEFLIEDLPKTLSSMKIGVDRIRQIVLGLRNFSRLDEAEMKPVDIHEGIDSTLLILQHRLKAKPESPAITLVKEYSELPLVECYAGPLNQVFMNVLSNAIDALEDYRESPSKLHSGQITIRTAIGELEGNIKSVIIRIADNGSGIPEALKARICDPFFTTKPVGKGTGLGLSISYQIVVDKHGGVLKCDSQPGLGTEFWIEIPVSQITKS